The Methanocaldococcus jannaschii DSM 2661 genome has a segment encoding these proteins:
- the cas7a gene encoding type I-A CRISPR-associated protein Cas7/Csa2 has protein sequence MFLRISGRVRLNSHSLNAQGGGGTNYVEITKAKVSIKNDDRWEILEVPAISGNMVKHWHFVSFVDFFRETDYKDNLTERALRYNGARFGQETKAKKADGSEVELKDESEIIKNFADADVHGFLAPKTGVRRVSLVKTSFILPTEDFIKEVDERLVYAVKHNRVDIDEKGAIKSGEEQTAQMLFNREYATGLYGFEIILDLGFVGVPQSSPSNPVIEDDERKARIVSALKALIPMLSGYIGANLARSFPVFKLEEMIAVVSEKPIPALVHGFYEDYVEVSKNVVENAKKLGFEIEDFGYNVDFGESVSSVEELISKIIEKL, from the coding sequence ATGTTCTTGAGAATCTCAGGAAGAGTTAGGTTGAATTCCCATTCTTTAAATGCCCAAGGTGGGGGAGGAACAAATTATGTGGAGATAACAAAAGCTAAGGTTAGCATAAAGAATGATGATAGATGGGAAATCCTTGAAGTGCCAGCAATTTCTGGAAATATGGTTAAGCATTGGCATTTTGTAAGCTTTGTTGATTTCTTTAGAGAGACAGATTACAAAGATAATTTAACAGAAAGGGCTTTGAGATATAATGGGGCAAGGTTTGGACAGGAAACTAAAGCCAAAAAAGCTGATGGTTCTGAAGTTGAATTGAAGGATGAAAGTGAAATCATTAAAAACTTTGCTGATGCAGATGTTCATGGATTTCTAGCTCCAAAAACTGGAGTTAGAAGAGTTTCTCTTGTAAAAACCTCATTTATACTCCCAACAGAAGATTTCATAAAAGAAGTAGATGAAAGGCTCGTTTATGCTGTAAAGCATAATAGAGTTGATATTGATGAAAAAGGAGCAATAAAATCTGGAGAAGAACAAACTGCCCAAATGTTATTTAATAGAGAGTATGCAACTGGGCTGTATGGATTTGAAATCATATTAGATTTGGGATTTGTTGGAGTTCCTCAATCATCTCCATCAAATCCAGTTATTGAAGATGATGAAAGAAAAGCAAGAATAGTATCGGCATTAAAAGCTTTGATTCCAATGCTAAGTGGTTATATTGGAGCAAATTTAGCCAGGTCATTCCCAGTATTTAAACTTGAAGAAATGATAGCGGTTGTTAGTGAAAAACCAATACCTGCCTTAGTTCATGGATTCTATGAGGATTATGTAGAAGTAAGCAAAAACGTTGTAGAAAATGCAAAGAAACTTGGATTTGAGATTGAGGATTTCGGATACAATGTAGATTTTGGTGAGAGCGTTTCATCAGTTGAAGAGCTAATCTCAAAAATAATAGAGAAATTATAA